The following are encoded together in the Nocardioides okcheonensis genome:
- a CDS encoding metallophosphoesterase family protein: MTSAPRGPRTSRPRRLLAAAGLLAVGLVVGVSVAVSLFLNSSRTIVLVGHDTEVRPTTTGDAVVQTGPLLPDFRFRDVGPIGVTLTLGKTEVGSIEELVQRYGFIATDPTAQVGKVRGVVVDMAVSAAVRGLAAGLVPVAVFLLLGRHRRGELFRGVRTRRGAFGLVLLLALPVLLWQPWESDAETQDQQESWQTLAELAGPDVTLPAEARDIEVRVGPVTTETKKLVLSAVDTYDRSKAFYSTAAEQAADLDVRVPEDGETVALLVSDRHDNIGMDRVARAIGEAAGATVVLDAGDDTSTGEPWEAFSLDSLAGTFEDWDRFGVAGNHDHGSFVSTYLADKGWTMLDGEAVEAPWGGVLMGVDDPRSSGLGNWRDESGLSFAEVGTRLADAACAEAEDGERVSTLLVHDANLGGEALERGCVDLVVGGHTHVHSGPDAVEAEDGTVGWTWTNGTTGGAAYAIAVGSKPRRDAEVSLITYADGRPTGLQLVRLRTDGSWVVGDWTALTPDP; this comes from the coding sequence ATGACGTCGGCCCCACGGGGACCCCGCACCAGCCGTCCGCGGCGCCTCCTGGCCGCCGCGGGGCTGCTCGCGGTGGGCCTCGTGGTCGGCGTGTCCGTCGCGGTGTCGCTGTTCCTCAACAGCAGCCGCACGATCGTCCTGGTCGGCCACGACACCGAGGTCAGGCCGACCACGACCGGCGACGCGGTCGTCCAGACCGGGCCGCTGCTGCCCGACTTCCGGTTCCGCGACGTTGGCCCGATCGGGGTGACGCTCACGCTCGGCAAGACCGAGGTCGGGTCGATCGAGGAGCTCGTCCAGCGCTACGGCTTCATCGCCACCGACCCCACCGCGCAGGTCGGCAAGGTGCGCGGCGTGGTGGTCGACATGGCGGTCTCGGCGGCCGTACGGGGCCTCGCCGCCGGCCTGGTCCCCGTCGCGGTCTTCCTGCTGCTGGGGCGGCACCGCCGCGGCGAGCTGTTCCGCGGGGTGCGCACCCGTCGCGGCGCGTTCGGCCTGGTGCTGCTGCTCGCGCTCCCGGTGCTGCTGTGGCAGCCGTGGGAGTCCGACGCGGAGACCCAGGACCAGCAGGAGAGCTGGCAGACGCTGGCCGAGCTCGCCGGTCCCGACGTGACCCTGCCGGCGGAGGCCCGCGACATCGAGGTGCGGGTGGGCCCGGTGACCACCGAGACCAAGAAGCTGGTGCTCAGCGCCGTCGACACCTACGACCGCAGCAAGGCCTTCTACTCCACCGCGGCCGAGCAGGCGGCCGACCTCGACGTCCGGGTGCCCGAGGACGGCGAGACCGTGGCGCTGCTGGTGAGCGACCGGCACGACAACATCGGCATGGACCGGGTCGCCCGCGCGATCGGCGAGGCCGCCGGCGCGACCGTCGTGCTCGACGCCGGTGACGACACCTCGACCGGGGAGCCGTGGGAGGCGTTCAGCCTCGACTCGCTGGCCGGCACGTTCGAGGACTGGGACCGGTTCGGTGTCGCCGGCAACCACGACCACGGGTCCTTCGTGTCCACCTACCTGGCCGACAAGGGCTGGACGATGCTCGACGGCGAGGCCGTGGAGGCGCCCTGGGGTGGCGTCCTGATGGGGGTCGACGACCCCCGCTCCAGCGGCCTGGGCAACTGGCGCGACGAGTCCGGGCTCAGCTTCGCCGAGGTCGGCACCCGCCTGGCCGACGCCGCCTGCGCGGAGGCCGAGGACGGCGAGCGGGTCAGCACGCTGCTGGTCCACGACGCCAACCTGGGCGGCGAGGCCCTCGAGCGGGGCTGCGTCGACCTCGTGGTCGGCGGGCACACCCACGTGCACTCGGGGCCGGACGCGGTCGAGGCCGAGGACGGCACCGTCGGGTGGACCTGGACCAACGGCACGACGGGCGGGGCGGCGTACGCCATCGCCGTGGGCAGCAAGCCGCGCCGCGACGCCGAGGTCAGCCTGATCACCTACGCCGACGGCCGTCCGACCGGCCTTCAGCTGGTCCGGCTGCGGACCGACGGCTCGTGGGTGGTCGGCGACTGGACGGCGCTCACTCCTGACCCGTGA